ACCAGCTGGTAAGCTGCGTTGTTCGTTGCACAACCAGCCCTAATTGACAAGCACACGGAcgcattgctcatacgcaccAATGCCAAATCAACTTTTCGTCTCCTTGGTGCCCCGACCCCCCCGCCACCCCTTCGTATTTGCTAACGGCCTGGAtaactaaataaaaagaagCATGAATGGATGACCAGTAACACAGTACTTGGAAGGGTGTAGAGGTCGTAGTCAGCATCAATCTGGACAAACAAAGGCCACCGGCACACATCTCCCATTTAAAGCCATACGCCATGTGCAAATTGCTGGTAGGTGTTGGGTGTTGGGtgttgggtggtgggtggtgggtgttGAGGTCAGCCAATCAAGTACCTGTTTACAGAGGCAAAGCTACGTTTTAAAGCAACAacacggcggcggcggctttGAGGGAGGCCTTGCCAGGCATTCTCCCAGGCTAAATGAAAGGAGGAACGAATACGAAAATTAAGGGGGTGCAGAACTACCTTTTAAAAGCGCCGTGCAGATCGCAGGGGCAGGTTGCTGGTATCAGTTAGCATTTATTTGCCACACAACGAGGCGAAATGCAATAAACATGAATTCAAGCCCAGTTGCCATTAAACGAACCATGCATTTCCCTTTAGCCACAATCACTAGTTGGGCAGCTGCAAAGAATAGAGCAGGGTTGCTGAGTGCCGGGCTTTGTTGTCCATTTGCGTCAACAGTTCCATTCAACCTGCACACAGAGAGACAGAGGGACTGAGCCAAGAGCTTGCTATTTGCCAAGCAGTTTCAGATAGATACATAGATAAAATTGAACTGGGATTTGGGGATTGCGCAAAAGTAACTGAGCAAATTTCCGTAGATAGCTGAGCTCGgagcggctgctgctgctctgaCCAAAGATTTGTGAGCACCAGACAAATTGAATGCTGATGCACGGAGCCAGCGTCGGCGCGAAGGCCACCGAATGTTGGTTGATCCGGAGCGATGTGTGTTCATCCTAAGTGGCCAGAGTGAGTTCATTTAAAAGTGTGCTCATAAACTGACACCGTCTATCTAGTGGTCGAACCTTTCGGTCATTCAAATCAATGCAATTACTTCTGACCACTGCGGGCATATAAACTGCTCCTGCTCGATTTAGGGCCATCTGAATATACCATTCCGAAAGCGCTGAAATGCATATGAACTGACATACAGATACGAATGTCTACCAAAATTCGCATACTTTTactgtaaaaatatatatgcctaataaaataatacaagaTAGTTTtgtcaaagacactagaatattatattctattctagaATATTCTAGTTCACTAGAACTagaattctagtgtctttggtttaaAAGGGCAGAGTGCGGCACTCGTAGAGGGAAACACGGGGTTAAAGCAGGCTAGGGTCGAGTTcttcgactatcagatacccgttacttagcTAGTGGGGATGCCAACACGAAACCTAAACAAACTTATGATTATTgaacatattattatattattcgTATTAtattactcgtagagtaaaagggtatactagattcgttgaaaagtatgtaacaggcagaaggaagcgatTACGAccatataattatatatattataaaaaaaaatattataaataaatatatatagatcaggatcaataggcgagtcgatctagccctgtccgtctgtctgtcctTATGAAAGTCAAGATCTCAGAATCTATATAAGCTAGaaagttgagattaagcatacataTTCCAGAGAACCGCAACATTCCCTTTCCTATACCTATCCTATCTTCCTTCATTCTTGCACTTTCATTACTTAAATAAAGGGTATTCAATATTCGAGGAAGACCATTACGGTGATTTCTATTCTCCGGAATCAGTCCGGAAGGTAGCTTCCCGAGCttggacagacggacatgtcTATACAGACTCTCTGAAGAAGAACATATGTATTTCCTCCTGTTTCATACTAACTAAAAAGTCTATTATACCCAGTTACGCTGCGAGTTACGGGTAATCAAATAATGACAGCtatcaaatataattttaaagttcgTTTAAAGTGGGCCAGTCTCCCAACAATGgcttgatttaattttttcgcTGTGTTTGCTGTGTTGAAGCGTATCTGTaacactttttgtttattttcacttttcgcaTTATTCTACAAAACCCATCTGAAATCAGGCCTGCATTTCGCACTCTGAAATTAAGCACGGACCGCAACTAATcctattttagttttattgttcGCCATGGAACATGTTCCCATTTCGAATGCGATTTAATTTCATGTCAAACATAAGCTCTTTCCTTTCTTTCCGGCGATTTTTATGTATTGTTTGCCTCAAAAGCGCACACACACGTCACTGTTCgacaaattgtttattttggcGTTTAAGTTCTGCTGTTTTTAATGCTttgcatttcacttttatttcgGTTTTGGGTTTGCCAATCGACGGCATTAGTGAAAAATCAATTGAGCGATGACAGCAATCAAAGCCGTAAGCCATGAAACCAAAACCGCACATCAGTTGTGCCCCTTGTTGCTTGTTGGCTGTTGGCTGTTGGCtgttggttgttgttttgggtcgcgtgtgtgtttgtgtgtgtgtcgctGGGTGTGTGCCTGAGTGGGAGCCAGTGCTCCGCAGGACTGGAGCTATTGCTCCTGCTGGGGTGAGTGCCATGTGCGAGTCTGTTTGCGCTGGGACTTAAATGGCCTTAGACAGGCTCTCTGAAAAtaagaaatttattaaatttagcacttttccaatttattttcagGGGGAGACGGTGGAGCCTCTGCCCCATTCCGGCCAACCAATGGAATCAATGGTCGGTCTGGCTTCACTCATATACGATGGCCATGCCCCTTACGGGATGAGCAGGGCCCCAAGTCTGCTTGTAGCATTGCAGCATTTTTAGCGGGCTGCaatgaaaaagaaattaattacGCACTTTCGGTTTCCATTCTCCAGTTTGTCATCGTCTAATTTCTGCTTTACATATTTTCTCATGCACTTGGCAGTGCAGAAGCGACGGGAAAGGGCCATTTGCATAgcgtttttcacttttttattgTCTGGTCGCGTTTTAGTTTCCGTTTCGGGTTGTAGTTTCGTTTTCTGTATCTGCTTTTCTGTTCGCGGCTTTTACCAAAATACGTGCAACTATTTTTTATGTGCACCACTGCCGATGTGGTCGGGCCAAATTCTGGCTGCATGTTGTCAATGAAGAGTCTTAGTTTTGGTTAAATTAAATCAAGAAACGGCATTGAAAGCTTGCCAAATCGGGTTGAGTGAACCTACGGCCTGATAAGCCCACAGTCCATACAAAGCGCCGAGATTAGGAGATATCTTTTCGCAGTTACTTGCTAGTTCTTATTCCGGTTAATCTCATAAGCagtttgttaatttatttcaacTAAATCAGAAACACGTTTCACGGGCCCAAACTGTTACTAAGTCCGCACCGAACTCTCATGCTTCACGCGTACTTAACattaatttcactttcttCCGCACTCGCATAAACGCGCCCAGAAGGGAATGAACTTTAATGCCGCAGGAAAGGGACGGGGAACAACTTTGATATCAACATAATTAGTCACGTAGTTGTTATGTTTGTTTTAATGCGACGACGTACGCGTTTATAATGCCCTATTATGAGAGTGTGGCAGCTTCAGTCGCAGTGGCCGCAGCTGCAGatgttataaaataaacaaattataggCGGGCAGGAATTGCGCTAGCAAATGCCAATAACTTGTAATTAACGTTATTGCCCCACCGCAACGGCCGTTCGGGCTAATGCAGGTTGCGGCAAGAACAGTTGCTGCCGCCCATCTCCATTCGCAGCCAATGCGGTCAGAAGTCGAAAATGTCTTGAGGCACTCGAAATTTTCATTACCATCTTCATAATGCCCCGCAGAACAATGCCAGCCGCTGATGTGGGAACCGCTGCGACGGCACATCCGCTAAGTAGTCAGGAACGCGATTGTCTAGATCGCGTCCACCAGATTCGAGCACCCAGAGACTCCGGTCTCTCCCAAGCTCCAGATCCCAGGCACGAGCAGATAGCGCCCAGATTTATGCACTCGCCAAGACAGAACTTTCACGAAAGTTCGCCGACCACGGTCCCCCGCCAGCAAACGTGAGCGGGCTACGTAAGACGCATGCGTGACCGACTCTGCTGCTCAGTGGGAGTTGGGCGGCCTGAAAGTAAAATTAGTGACTGCCATGAGAGGCGTGAAAATTGGCCAGCCCTGCGGCACGTTGAGCGGGGACCGCGTTCCAAACGGAACCCGAACGGAggtgcagttgcagctgcagtcTGCCCCTTGAAAGGCATTTGTATGCGGCAAGTTGAAACGGGCATGACAAGTGCGGCGGGCACGTAATCTGTGCTGCTGGGGCAGGGAGATGGCCATAGAAATTATGCTCCGGTCTGGGCGGGTTTGAAGAACTGCTCTGACCTTGTGCCAGAAAATTTGTTTGAGGCTTCCCCCAGATGCATAGGTAGTTAGAGAGCGACTCTTTGAATACTCCAGCTTTCAGCCGGGAAAGCTAAGCCTACACGCGGGAAAATTTTAGCAGCAAACATCACTTGGACTGAAACTCGACCCTtggcatatatgtacatatagagTGGAAAATTGACACCGAAAGATAGAGAAAAGCGTTTTCCGCGATCCAGTCTTTGTTAGCCTTTGCGTGGTAATTGATTCTTTGGACAGTGTTTTTTGGAGTGAATGCCAGGCTAACTGCGGCCCGAGCGACTTGCTGCTGACGGCAGCTTTGTGTCGATGACGATGCTTTCAAATGGGCGAAAGCTGAAtggcattttggccattttcacCCACGACGGCGCTGACGACGCTGACGACTCTTGTCAAATGTAGTTTAGGCAACGAAAGCCGCTGCCACCTCGCCGCTGGTTGGCCATTTATCAAAAgactgcaattaaaatgctcgGCGCACATTTACTTTAGAGATCTGCTCGGCGACAAACGCAAATATAAAACGCCACCGTCTAACTTGGCCATTTGACTGGTTCGAGGACTGTGTGCAAAAGGAATTCACTGCTCGTCTGAATAACTAAATCGCTTTAGTCCATCTTCTGGGCGGATTGAGGGCTTTCCACGTGGTCTGAATCCGACGTATTTCGTTTTTCGGGAGGCAAGTTAGGGAAAGTGTCTCATTTGGCCACTTAGGTAGTGAAATAATTTTGTTAGTTGCGACGCACACTTAACAACACGACCGAGGCCGAAATGGGCCAAATCAGCGGCAAAAAAGCCAAACGATACGCTGCGCTCATAAAAAGACCATAAAAAAGTGACATTTTGGCCAGTAGCTATTGGCATAAACTCAGTCGAGAAAAAAAGTCAACAAGCGCCTGCGATAAGCGTTGGGGGCGGGTCAAAATCAAATCACGGCCAAAGTGGAAAACAACAACGCCGGAGCAGCATTATTGACAATTTACGTGGACTTGCCTATGACACTCGGATATTGGGCTAGTctccattttcttttttccccgAGTTTGGTCCGGTCCAGTCCACCAGACCACCAGACTACTGCCGACTGTTGCTTTTGTCGCTGTCTGATGCCCCCGGTCTttggttgttgtttgttggttGTTTATTGTCGGTGGTTGGTGGCTTATTGGTATTGGACTTGGTGTCTTTGCCCACACGCAACGTGCAAATAAATTGGAGTGCGTGCGAGCCGAATGCCTGTGCTCGTTGTTTGTGTTCTGGGCCAGAAAAGTGCTTTATAAGTGCCACTccatcaaatcaaaatcagcTGATTCAGCAAAACGAAAGTCGTTCGTTCTACGCACGGCGCTATTAAATTTGATGTCCAAATGAAAGCATAATTACACGGCCAGTGACAACAGCCGCTCATCACTTCCATTCCGCTCAAATCCGACAACAGCCCGCGGCACTGAGTGTTGCGAAGCGAATTTCGCAGAATTGCGAACtaagaataatacaaaatttgCTTATCAAAGTCTTGAGGTAAATTTACTCTACCTACTTTTTGTTTAAGCGGCCggatacaaaatatatttgtatatcaaGCATAAACCACTACAAACCAATTTAATTCTTCAGGCGGATATTACCCCTTGAAGTGTGCGATTGGGACATATTAAATTGTCATTCGATGCTAACTGATGAAAgaacttttatatttttttttacttttaaaattttaaagcaaattttcgctttttcttttGCATACAGCGGTCGCTTTAGCACACTCTCCTGTCAGGATTCGTCACTAAGCGGAATGCCGTCCACATTGATGTACctattaatacatttaattgtataaaaaacaaatgcaaaggCATAACAAGAAATAGGTTTTTATTCATATGGATGTTGGGTGCAATTTTCCAAAACATAACATGTATACCCGAAGatcaatacattttttgattcaaaaacaagagagaaccGACTATAAGATAACCGTTTCAATACTTTTTAGAATATCTGGAATCTTCATCTCTAATCTTAACTCTCTAACTTTAATAGTTACtgacggacagacagacggtCATAGCCAGATCGACTCGCTATTAGTCCTGatcagaaatatatatactttatatagtcggaaactcttccttctacctgttacatacttttcaacgaaccTTTTTACTGtaaagtaacgggtataaatatACCCAGAACTATTTTTTGTTTCAACTAcccttaatttaaatttctatagatTTAATTTAggaaaaaattgtttttattattcgaCGGCACCTACTGTAAAACTATTAGAACTTTTACTAGTTTTCAGAAaatcttttattatattgGTAAGTGTTATGCGTTTATTACTTAGAGATTGTCACccaaaaattat
The sequence above is drawn from the Drosophila melanogaster chromosome 2R genome and encodes:
- the CG44438 gene encoding uncharacterized protein, whose product is MCGFGFMAYGFDCCHRSIDFSLMPSIGKPKTEIKVKCKALKTAELKRQNKQFVEQ